The Candidatus Neomarinimicrobiota bacterium genome segment CAGTAATGTGATCATCATATCAAAGGTCATTCTGCCGGTATTTACATTCCGCGGGCTCGGATGGTAACATCCCCAAAGAAGAAACCCGTTCGGCATTTCGTATTTTTTATCATGCCCAAAAGGATAATCCTTTACTTTTAGATCGAACTCTTTCCGAACGTATTTAAAACAGCCGTCAAAGGCGATTTTCCCAAGCGCCAGAATAATCTTCGGCTTCAGCAATTCCATCTCCCTTTGAAAATATCCCGAGCAGTTTTTGAGTTCCTCGCTCGTTGGTTTATCTCCGGGAGGAACGCATTTCAGCACCGGTGTCATAAAGGTATTTTTGAGTTTTAGCCCATCATCAACAGCATCCGAATTTGGCTGATTTGCCAGCCCGGCATGGTGAAGGCATTTCATGAGAAAGTCTGCAGATTTGTCACCGGTGAATACGCGAGCGGTTCGGTTGCCGCCGTGTGCCGCCGGCGCGAGACCTACAATTAAAAGATTTCCGTTTGGATCTCCGTAACCCGGAACCGGCTTCCCCCAATAATTCCAATCCCTGAATTGTTTGCGTTTTTCACGGGCAATTTTGGTGCGAAAATCCACAATTCGAGGGCACTCGGCACATTGGATTAGTTCCGAATATAACGGCGCCAGCGGACCGCTTTGTAAGGATGGATGAATATCGGAGGTTGGTGAAAGGCTATTCAAACGGCGTCAGCAATACTTTGCCAAAATTCTTGTGATCATGGATGTACTGGTGAGCCTCGGCCGCTTTGCTGAACGGAAAAACCGAATCCACTTCCGGCTTGATATTTCCATCA includes the following:
- a CDS encoding uracil-DNA glycosylase, producing the protein MAPLYSELIQCAECPRIVDFRTKIAREKRKQFRDWNYWGKPVPGYGDPNGNLLIVGLAPAAHGGNRTARVFTGDKSADFLMKCLHHAGLANQPNSDAVDDGLKLKNTFMTPVLKCVPPGDKPTSEELKNCSGYFQREMELLKPKIILALGKIAFDGCFKYVRKEFDLKVKDYPFGHDKKYEMPNGFLLWGCYHPSPRNVNTGRMTFDMMITLLEKVKKEL